Part of the Schaalia odontolytica genome is shown below.
CTCCGTGCATGCCTACTATCGTGCGCTCGCGGACATCCGCCACGGCCTGCCCGTCATTGCGGTCGGCGCCTACGAGCGCATCCGCGCCTCCTCGCCCGCGATCTTCGCCTACAGGCGCACCCTCGGCGAGGCCGTGGCAACGGTCCTCGTCAACCTCTCTTCCTACCCTGCGCCCCTCGGCGAGGCCGCGCGTGAGGTCAGCGGGGACCTCCTCCTGGCCAACCGCGACCTGCCCGAGGAAGAGAGGACCGTCCCGGAAACCCTCGGAGAATGGGAGGCGAGGGTGTACCTCGCCTCGCGCGGGCAGGGGCCTCAGTAGTAGTAGGGGTAGTCCTCCCAGCGGGGGGCGCGGTGCTCCAAGAAGGCGTCGCGCCCCTCCTGAGCCTCCGCCGTCATGTACGCCATGCGGGTGGCCTCGCCCGCGAAAACCTGCTGCCCGGCCAACCCGTCGTCCGCCAGGTTGAACGCGAACTTCAGCATGCGAATCGCTTGGGGGGACTTGGTCGCGATCGTCGCCGCCCACTGGAGCGCCGTCTCCTCCAGCTGGGCGTGGGGGACCGCCCTGTTGATCACGCCCCACCTCTCGGCGGCCTCGGCGTCGTAGCGTTCGGCTAGGAAAAAGATCTCGCGTGCCCGCTTGTCTCCGGCCTGGCGGGCCAGGAGAGCCGAGCCGTAGCCCGCGTCGAAGGAGCCGACGTTCGCATCAGTCTGCATGAATGCGGCGTGCTCGGCCGAGGCCACCGACAGGTCGGCGACCACGTTGAGGGAGTGTCCGCCCCCCGCAGCCCACCCGGGAACCGCGGCGATGACAACCTTGGGCATGGTGCGGATGAGGCGCTGGACCTCGAGAATGTGTAGCCGTCCGGCGCGCACCGGGTCGATCTGCTCGCGTCGCTTCGGCAGGGGAGCCTCGGGGTCGGCGTCCTCGACCTCGTAACGGTACCCGTCGCGCCCGCGAACGCGCTGGTCGCCTCCCGAGCAGAAGGAGTAGCCGCCGTCGCGCGCGGACGGCCCATTGCCCGTGAGGATCACGGCGGCCACCGAGGACGTCTGGCGCGCGTGATCGAGGGCGCGAAAGAGCTCGTCAACCGTGCCCGGCCGGAAGGCGTTGCGGATGTCGGGGCGGTCGAAGGCGATGCGCACGACCGGCATGTCGGCGCCGGACTCGCGGCCGTCGAGGGCGGGGCCCCGGGAAATTCCCCGGTGGTAGGTGATGTCGGTGAAGTCGAAGCCCTCGACCTCGCGCCAGCGGGTCGGGTCGAAGGTGTCGGAGACGAAGGGTAGGGCGCTCATGTGGGGGATTCTAGCCGACGAGGAGGGGGGCGGGGGTGAACGCCCGCGAGCGTCCGACGAGCGGCCCGGGAGTAACGAGGGCGGCGCGTGCCGCAAGACGGGGTTGCCGGACGCGCGAGCGTCAGCCGGAATCGCTGTAGCTTGCCAGTCGTTCGGTAATGCGCGGAGGGTTCGTGCCCAGACCGCGCAACGTCGAATACCCTACAAGCTCCGGAGCGAAGGAGTTGAGGCCCGGGCACGCGTGGGTCACAATATTACCGGTAAGTAAGGGGGAGACATGAACGTGGCGCCAGAACCGACGCTCCTACGCATTCCCATGCGCACGCTGAGTCGCCAGACGCGATACGCCCTCGAGGGCGTCACCGACGTGCTCGTCTACAAGATCGCGATGACGACTCGTTTCCGCGGGGTCACGCGCCGCGAAGGCCTCCTCCTGCGCGGCCAGGCCGGGTGGGGGGAGGCAGCTCCCTTCTGGAACTACGACGACGCGGAATCCTCGCGCTGGCTGGCGGCCGCGCTCGAGTCGGCGCGCCGATTCCCGCCGGTCGCCCGCAGGAAGTTCGTCCCCGTCAACGTGACGATCCCCGTGGTCTCGCCCGAGGACGCCCACGACCGGGTCATCGCCTCGGGCGGATGCGCGACCGCGAAGATCAAGGTAGCCGAGCCGGGCGTG
Proteins encoded:
- a CDS encoding 1,4-dihydroxy-2-naphthoyl-CoA synthase, whose amino-acid sequence is MSALPFVSDTFDPTRWREVEGFDFTDITYHRGISRGPALDGRESGADMPVVRIAFDRPDIRNAFRPGTVDELFRALDHARQTSSVAAVILTGNGPSARDGGYSFCSGGDQRVRGRDGYRYEVEDADPEAPLPKRREQIDPVRAGRLHILEVQRLIRTMPKVVIAAVPGWAAGGGHSLNVVADLSVASAEHAAFMQTDANVGSFDAGYGSALLARQAGDKRAREIFFLAERYDAEAAERWGVINRAVPHAQLEETALQWAATIATKSPQAIRMLKFAFNLADDGLAGQQVFAGEATRMAYMTAEAQEGRDAFLEHRAPRWEDYPYYY